One segment of Parafrankia discariae DNA contains the following:
- a CDS encoding ATP-grasp domain-containing protein yields the protein MPGRTPPGTPVHPGTPVHLVLNRFDDEFGDYARYTPPGCRLVHITTPGGLAAVDGSRFGRPVDADEPLEIAVVPDTRFETVLPVAEELAARWGPFAGVAGLSEYDLTTAARLREHLDVPGARPAFVHRFRDKPTMKAMVAAAGLAVPRFVELTAATDVDGVVERLGLPLILKPRSGAASVGVVKVRSRPELHAALPTVEATGFEAEEYVDGPILHVDGVRRGGRLRFVSVSEYVHTCLDFAAGAPLGSVLLDPGRRRDRAVAFAARCLDALELADGAFHLELIEPAAGGLVFLEVGMRSGGAEVPFLHRDLFGVDLVGEAFRAALALPPLGRLPALGRLPAGGPLGGGPSGGWLIFPEPRPWPCRLVSVTSMRHRVPEIVAERIPVPGRVFDGTGGYEDVGGSFRLLGPDEATVRAAIRGIIDGFRIVTEPLVPAGRPAPTATAEPVATAAATALAAAPGSSPSRPVAATATAG from the coding sequence GTGCCCGGGCGGACCCCTCCGGGTACCCCGGTTCACCCGGGCACCCCGGTTCATCTGGTCCTCAACCGGTTCGACGACGAGTTCGGCGACTACGCGCGCTACACCCCGCCGGGCTGCCGGCTGGTGCACATCACGACCCCCGGCGGTCTGGCTGCCGTCGACGGCAGCCGGTTCGGACGTCCGGTGGACGCCGACGAGCCGCTGGAGATCGCCGTCGTGCCCGACACCCGGTTCGAGACCGTCCTGCCGGTGGCGGAGGAGCTGGCGGCCCGGTGGGGCCCGTTCGCCGGTGTCGCCGGCCTGTCGGAGTACGACCTGACCACCGCCGCCCGGCTGCGCGAACACCTGGACGTCCCCGGCGCCCGGCCCGCCTTCGTCCACCGGTTCCGGGACAAGCCGACGATGAAGGCGATGGTCGCCGCCGCCGGCCTCGCCGTCCCCCGGTTCGTCGAACTCACCGCGGCGACGGACGTCGACGGCGTCGTGGAACGGCTCGGCCTGCCGCTGATCCTCAAACCACGTTCGGGGGCGGCGTCGGTGGGCGTGGTGAAGGTGCGTTCCCGGCCCGAACTGCACGCCGCCCTGCCAACCGTCGAGGCGACCGGGTTCGAGGCTGAGGAGTACGTCGACGGGCCGATCCTGCACGTCGACGGGGTCCGCCGCGGCGGACGGCTCCGTTTCGTGAGCGTGTCCGAGTACGTGCACACCTGCCTGGACTTCGCCGCGGGCGCGCCGCTGGGCTCGGTCCTGCTCGACCCGGGACGGCGCCGTGACCGTGCGGTCGCCTTCGCCGCCCGCTGCCTGGACGCGCTGGAGCTGGCCGACGGCGCGTTCCACCTCGAACTGATCGAACCGGCCGCGGGCGGACTCGTCTTCCTCGAGGTCGGTATGCGCTCCGGTGGCGCCGAGGTTCCGTTCCTGCACCGTGACCTGTTCGGCGTCGATCTCGTCGGTGAGGCGTTCCGCGCCGCGCTGGCCCTGCCACCCCTCGGACGTCTACCGGCCCTCGGACGTCTGCCAGCCGGCGGCCCGTTGGGCGGAGGGCCGTCCGGCGGGTGGCTGATCTTCCCGGAGCCGCGGCCCTGGCCGTGCCGCCTGGTCAGCGTCACCTCGATGCGGCACCGGGTTCCCGAGATCGTCGCGGAGCGGATCCCGGTGCCGGGCCGGGTCTTCGACGGCACGGGCGGCTACGAGGACGTCGGCGGCAGCTTCCGGCTGCTGGGACCGGACGAGGCGACCGTCCGCGCCGCGATCCGCGGGATCATCGACGGCTTCCGGATCGTCACGGAACCCCTGGTACCGGCGGGACGGCCAGCGCCGACGGCCACCGCCGAACCAGTGGCGACGGCGGCGGCGACTGCGCTGGCGGCGGCGCCGGGGTCGTCGCCGTCCCGGCCCGTCGCCGCCACCGCCACCGCCGGATGA
- a CDS encoding sensor histidine kinase, with translation MESLYLLTAPVSAAAGLLLVLGGLCVGTVGRLVVGRAPVVAGVAAPVRWLADVEWWRVGMVRSAAAGAERPGRRLRPSGAAAASDPGLWLGLAHAVVVLPVALVTAVVTALWWLVGVAAATTAVRNWGASAGTMAPMTLSAGGAQSHIDVSLGLTSPAERMTFGTVVGLLLLTALPLVTRVCVAVQAGLGRALLSDASPLHRRIRGLEQERDTARAQTVAAVTAEAAALRRLERDIHDGPQQRLVRLAMELGRAQRHFDRRPETVREALADAIVQAEEALEELRALSRGIAPPILVDRGLREALAELAARSTVPAQLEAGLLSHRPEAAVETAAYFVVSEALTNVAKHSHAGQCLIGLRHDAGALRVWVADDGVGGAAFDKGHGLRGLDDRVHAVGGRLRVTSPRGGPTTITAELPCR, from the coding sequence GTGGAATCGCTGTACCTGCTGACCGCGCCGGTGAGCGCGGCGGCTGGCCTGCTGCTGGTGCTCGGCGGGCTGTGCGTGGGAACGGTGGGTCGGCTGGTCGTGGGCAGGGCGCCGGTTGTGGCCGGTGTCGCGGCGCCGGTGCGGTGGCTTGCCGATGTCGAGTGGTGGCGGGTCGGCATGGTCCGCTCGGCGGCTGCCGGCGCGGAGCGTCCGGGCCGGCGGTTGAGGCCGAGCGGGGCCGCCGCCGCGTCGGATCCGGGGCTGTGGCTCGGCCTGGCCCATGCGGTGGTGGTGCTGCCCGTCGCCCTGGTCACCGCGGTGGTGACGGCGCTGTGGTGGCTCGTCGGGGTCGCTGCCGCGACGACGGCTGTGCGTAACTGGGGTGCCTCCGCCGGGACGATGGCGCCCATGACCTTGAGCGCGGGTGGCGCCCAGTCCCACATCGATGTGAGCCTGGGCCTGACGTCGCCGGCCGAGCGGATGACGTTCGGGACCGTGGTGGGGCTGCTGCTGCTGACGGCGCTGCCACTGGTCACTCGGGTGTGCGTCGCCGTGCAGGCTGGGCTGGGGCGGGCGCTGCTGTCGGATGCGTCCCCGTTGCACCGCCGGATCCGTGGGCTGGAGCAGGAACGCGACACCGCTCGCGCGCAGACCGTCGCCGCTGTGACGGCCGAGGCGGCGGCGCTGCGCCGGCTCGAGCGCGACATCCACGACGGGCCTCAGCAGCGGCTTGTCCGGCTGGCGATGGAGCTGGGTCGCGCGCAGCGCCACTTCGACCGCAGGCCGGAGACCGTCCGGGAGGCGCTCGCCGACGCGATCGTCCAGGCCGAGGAGGCGTTGGAGGAGCTACGGGCCCTGTCGCGTGGCATCGCCCCACCGATTCTGGTCGACCGCGGCCTGCGCGAGGCGCTCGCCGAGCTGGCCGCGCGCTCGACGGTGCCCGCCCAGCTCGAAGCCGGGCTTCTGAGTCACCGGCCGGAGGCCGCCGTCGAGACGGCCGCGTATTTCGTTGTCTCCGAGGCCCTGACGAACGTGGCCAAGCACAGCCACGCCGGCCAGTGCCTGATCGGACTCCGTCACGATGCGGGAGCTCTGCGGGTCTGGGTGGCGGACGACGGGGTGGGCGGCGCGGCCTTCGACAAGGGGCACGGACTGCGAGGGCTGGACGACCGGGTGCACGCGGTCGGCGGCCGGCTGCGGGTCACCAGTCCCCGCGGCGGGCCGACGACGATCACCGCGGAGTTGCCGTGCCGCTGA
- a CDS encoding ATP-grasp domain-containing protein — translation MSGAPFTDRPPVTATPAATAARGQGQEGGQSQDGPGTVVVVEPMSAGEALVTAATDLGFEVVVASFDAEDRTLSPSVRRAGTVVRVDTNDDRALDDAVLTALTGRRVAAVLPGFEFYVPAAARLAARLGRPALPVRAAEACRDKELMRAAVAAAGLRVPRHAVAATAADLAAAAEHVGFPCVVKPTRSAGSVHVTRADTLAGLRAAHRRMLDDPRRDLGRALDGRVLVEEYIAGPEVSAEGYVAGGRSTVVAVTRKMLGPEPFFVETGHLVPADLPAPARAEIDRYVAAVTAALGVTTGPFHCELRLAGGRDPVLIELGARLPGDHIVDLVEAVTGVSLPRAAVALAAGLDADVAVRAPQAKHAGIRFFTAPGLVSYSSVRGLDAVGREPGVWDVAVAVAPGESIAPAEDFRCRLGHVLFAADSAAEAERRWHHLGEQVRFD, via the coding sequence ATGTCCGGCGCACCGTTCACCGACCGGCCGCCGGTGACAGCCACCCCCGCGGCGACGGCGGCCCGGGGCCAGGGCCAGGAAGGGGGCCAGAGCCAGGACGGCCCCGGGACCGTCGTCGTCGTGGAGCCGATGTCGGCGGGGGAGGCACTGGTGACGGCGGCCACCGACCTGGGGTTCGAGGTCGTGGTCGCGTCGTTCGACGCCGAGGACCGGACCCTGTCGCCGTCGGTCCGGCGTGCCGGCACCGTCGTGCGGGTCGACACCAACGACGACCGCGCGCTCGACGACGCCGTCCTCACCGCCCTCACCGGCCGGCGGGTGGCGGCGGTGCTGCCCGGGTTCGAGTTCTACGTCCCCGCCGCCGCCCGGCTCGCCGCCCGCCTGGGCCGCCCGGCGCTGCCCGTCCGGGCCGCCGAGGCCTGCCGCGACAAGGAACTCATGCGCGCCGCCGTCGCCGCCGCGGGTCTGCGCGTGCCCCGCCACGCGGTGGCCGCGACCGCGGCGGACCTCGCCGCCGCCGCCGAGCACGTCGGCTTCCCGTGCGTGGTCAAACCGACCCGTTCCGCGGGCAGCGTGCACGTCACCCGGGCGGACACCCTGGCCGGCCTGCGCGCCGCCCACCGCCGGATGCTCGACGACCCGCGCCGTGACCTGGGGCGGGCACTCGACGGCAGGGTCCTCGTCGAGGAGTACATCGCCGGGCCGGAGGTCAGCGCCGAGGGCTACGTCGCCGGCGGGCGGAGCACCGTCGTGGCGGTGACCCGCAAGATGCTCGGGCCGGAGCCGTTCTTCGTCGAGACCGGGCATCTCGTGCCCGCCGACCTCCCCGCCCCGGCCCGCGCGGAGATCGACCGGTACGTCGCCGCCGTCACCGCCGCGCTCGGCGTGACCACCGGGCCGTTCCACTGCGAGCTGCGCCTCGCCGGCGGCCGGGACCCGGTCCTGATCGAGCTCGGCGCGCGGCTGCCCGGCGACCACATCGTCGACCTGGTCGAGGCGGTGACGGGGGTCTCGCTGCCGCGGGCCGCCGTCGCCCTCGCCGCCGGCCTCGACGCCGACGTGGCCGTGCGCGCCCCGCAGGCCAAGCACGCGGGCATCCGGTTCTTCACCGCCCCCGGGCTGGTCAGCTACTCGTCGGTCCGGGGCCTGGACGCGGTGGGGCGCGAGCCCGGCGTGTGGGACGTCGCGGTCGCGGTCGCGCCGGGTGAGTCGATCGCACCCGCGGAGGACTTCCGGTGCCGGCTCGGCCACGTGCTCTTCGCCGCGGACTCCGCCGCCGAGGCGGAGCGGCGCTGGCACCACCTCGGCGAGCAGGTGCGCTTTGACTAG
- a CDS encoding response regulator, with protein MRIVVADDAVLLREGLIRLLAEEGHQVVAAVGDAPALVEAVLRHRPDVSIVDVRMPPTHTNEGLRAAISVRSRLPRAPMLVLSQYVETSYAADLLADGSGGVGYLLKDRVARVEEFLDALERVAGGATVLDPGVVAQLLAGQRRGDALGPLTPRERQLLALMAEGHSNTALARRLVLSASAVEKHIGNIFAKLGLPPDDAQHRRVLAVLTYLRA; from the coding sequence CTGCGGATTGTCGTGGCCGACGACGCCGTGCTGTTGCGGGAGGGCCTCATCCGCCTGCTCGCCGAGGAGGGGCACCAGGTGGTGGCCGCCGTCGGTGACGCCCCCGCCCTGGTCGAGGCAGTGCTGCGGCACCGCCCGGACGTCTCGATCGTCGACGTCCGGATGCCACCGACGCACACCAACGAGGGCCTACGGGCGGCGATCAGCGTCCGTTCGCGCCTTCCCCGCGCACCCATGCTGGTGCTCAGCCAGTACGTCGAGACGTCCTACGCGGCCGACCTGCTCGCGGACGGCTCCGGCGGGGTCGGCTACCTGTTGAAGGACCGGGTCGCCCGGGTCGAGGAGTTCCTGGACGCCCTGGAGCGAGTCGCCGGCGGCGCGACGGTTCTTGACCCCGGAGTCGTCGCGCAGCTGCTGGCCGGGCAGCGCCGTGGTGACGCGTTGGGGCCGCTGACCCCACGGGAACGACAGCTGCTGGCGCTGATGGCCGAGGGCCATTCGAACACGGCCCTCGCCCGGCGACTGGTCCTGTCCGCCAGCGCGGTCGAAAAGCACATCGGCAACATCTTCGCCAAGCTCGGCCTGCCACCCGACGACGCCCAGCACCGCCGAGTGCTCGCCGTCCTCACCTACCTCCGCGCCTGA
- a CDS encoding GNAT family N-acetyltransferase — translation MSITHPHAGFRPRADVAVPVQFVIGSARGTPLRVVFRPARPEDLVDVHPISDPQAVEPSAVVPSAVGRIPVRRGPGDAADAAEFHVLTVDDAVMATVGLRPLAPGTTGTAGTTGTAELHDLWVARDWRRRGFGRLLLACALTRAAAAGCDQVVLLPRTAAGWFHRHGFTPVSLDARPADRRAFADESHGPGLLGRGSEPGHPVDLLSRLSDPRVTFTRSGRELRWDPAEDTILLLADSAGVQLDSMCWSGVCGTCRSTLVSGTVHYLTEPTCDLAEGEILPCVTAPVTDIVLDA, via the coding sequence GTGAGTATCACGCACCCCCACGCCGGTTTCCGACCCCGGGCGGATGTCGCCGTCCCCGTCCAGTTCGTGATCGGCTCGGCCCGGGGCACCCCGCTGCGCGTGGTTTTCCGCCCGGCCCGCCCGGAGGACCTGGTGGACGTCCACCCGATCTCCGACCCCCAGGCCGTCGAACCGTCCGCTGTCGTGCCTTCCGCCGTCGGACGGATTCCCGTCCGGCGCGGCCCTGGTGACGCCGCCGACGCGGCGGAGTTCCACGTCCTGACGGTGGACGACGCGGTGATGGCGACCGTGGGCCTGCGACCACTGGCCCCGGGAACGACAGGAACGGCGGGGACAACAGGGACGGCGGAGCTGCACGACCTCTGGGTGGCACGGGACTGGCGGCGGCGCGGATTCGGCCGGCTGCTGCTGGCCTGCGCCCTCACCCGGGCCGCGGCGGCCGGGTGCGACCAGGTCGTCCTGCTGCCCCGGACCGCGGCCGGATGGTTCCACCGCCACGGCTTCACCCCGGTGAGCCTCGACGCCCGCCCGGCGGACCGCCGGGCGTTCGCCGACGAGTCCCACGGCCCGGGTCTCCTCGGCCGCGGCAGCGAACCCGGCCATCCCGTGGACCTGCTGTCCCGGCTCTCGGACCCGCGGGTGACGTTCACCCGCTCGGGCCGGGAACTGCGCTGGGATCCGGCGGAGGACACGATTCTCCTGCTCGCCGACTCGGCCGGTGTCCAGCTCGACTCGATGTGCTGGAGCGGGGTGTGCGGCACCTGCCGGTCCACGCTGGTGTCCGGGACGGTCCACTACCTCACGGAACCCACGTGCGACCTGGCCGAGGGGGAGATCCTCCCCTGCGTCACGGCCCCGGTCACCGACATCGTCCTCGACGCCTGA
- a CDS encoding MFS transporter: MTPDDPDDGGRGGPLRTYFVLRAVGALANQLLQFAVPVLVYEATGSAAWSGVALFVEWLPRLTSLPLAGPLVDRFSLRRVYVVSDGVRCAAAWLVALLVTVDPSAARTGLIALALIAGASFEQSFVAGEKAMLVLVVPARMQRAQSLLGGIDQAMLLAGPAVGAALLPAGPAATVTVIAALFTVSLLLARTLPRTDHPPAGAAPGAVGAAAAPTATPRLADLRSDLAAGVRRVFGSPVLRLVVAVAFTVNLALGLLLASGPALVQTSHGRSGSALGVVYLLGGLSSMAVLAVTSRVIDRMGLVAVGVASALLSLAACTALGVAPGFGWFVVLAVLFLTAESVFTVFIRVVRARLVPEAEFGRVVGVIVLLNLASMPLAGLLVAAGAGFLPLPWLVTVIGGVALVVGAGLLWRLWRLMPQTRTPDADTDRRWVIHALETVALETAVVDGIVLDKAALAPQQETT, translated from the coding sequence ATGACACCGGACGACCCCGACGACGGGGGGCGCGGGGGGCCGCTGCGGACCTACTTCGTGCTGCGCGCGGTGGGGGCGCTGGCGAACCAGCTGCTGCAGTTCGCCGTCCCCGTGCTGGTCTACGAGGCGACGGGAAGCGCGGCCTGGTCCGGGGTGGCCCTGTTCGTGGAATGGCTGCCCCGGCTGACCTCCCTGCCCCTGGCCGGCCCGCTGGTGGACCGTTTCTCGCTGCGGCGGGTCTACGTCGTCAGCGACGGGGTGCGGTGCGCGGCGGCCTGGCTCGTCGCGCTGCTCGTCACGGTCGACCCGTCGGCGGCACGGACCGGTCTGATCGCGCTGGCCCTGATCGCCGGGGCGTCGTTCGAGCAGTCGTTCGTCGCCGGCGAGAAAGCGATGCTGGTGCTGGTCGTCCCGGCGCGGATGCAGCGGGCGCAGTCGCTGCTCGGCGGGATCGACCAGGCCATGCTGCTGGCCGGGCCGGCGGTGGGCGCGGCGCTCCTACCGGCCGGCCCGGCCGCGACCGTCACGGTGATCGCCGCACTGTTCACCGTCAGCCTGCTGCTGGCCCGCACCCTCCCACGCACCGACCACCCCCCGGCGGGTGCAGCCCCGGGTGCCGTCGGCGCCGCGGCCGCCCCCACGGCGACGCCGCGCCTCGCCGACCTGCGGTCCGATCTCGCCGCCGGCGTCCGGCGGGTCTTCGGCTCGCCGGTGCTGCGGCTCGTCGTGGCCGTCGCCTTCACGGTGAACCTGGCCCTCGGCCTGCTGCTGGCCAGCGGCCCCGCGCTCGTCCAGACCTCCCACGGGCGCAGCGGCAGCGCCCTGGGAGTCGTCTACCTGCTCGGCGGCCTCAGCTCGATGGCCGTCCTCGCGGTGACCAGCCGGGTGATCGACCGGATGGGGCTGGTCGCGGTCGGCGTGGCCTCGGCCCTGCTCTCCCTCGCCGCGTGCACGGCGCTGGGCGTGGCACCCGGGTTCGGCTGGTTCGTGGTGCTGGCCGTCCTCTTCCTGACGGCCGAAAGCGTCTTCACGGTGTTCATCCGCGTGGTGCGGGCCCGCCTGGTCCCGGAGGCGGAGTTCGGCCGGGTCGTCGGCGTGATCGTGCTGTTGAACCTGGCCTCGATGCCCCTGGCCGGCCTGCTCGTAGCCGCCGGCGCGGGATTCCTGCCGCTTCCATGGCTCGTCACGGTCATCGGGGGCGTCGCCCTGGTCGTCGGCGCGGGCCTGCTGTGGCGGCTGTGGCGGCTCATGCCGCAGACCCGGACCCCGGACGCGGACACGGACCGTCGCTGGGTGATTCACGCCCTCGAAACCGTCGCCCTTGAAACGGCCGTCGTCGACGGGATCGTCCTCGACAAGGCCGCCCTTGCACCCCAGCAGGAGACCACGTGA